The following are encoded in a window of Syntrophus gentianae genomic DNA:
- a CDS encoding type II secretion system protein, whose amino-acid sequence MMTAINNKRGQKGFTLIELMIVIAIIGILAAIAIPQFTQYRKRAYDASSKADLKSAYTAAQAWFNDNPSGTLPAATITSATTTGELPGNGFKASTGVTATVTSGTMGTFSIATTHSQGTKTYNITAGGTLTES is encoded by the coding sequence ATGATGACAGCAATTAACAACAAGAGAGGGCAGAAAGGTTTCACTTTGATTGAACTTATGATCGTCATCGCGATCATCGGCATCCTGGCGGCCATTGCCATTCCCCAGTTCACCCAGTATCGGAAAAGAGCCTATGATGCCAGCTCCAAGGCAGACCTAAAGAGCGCTTACACGGCGGCTCAGGCGTGGTTCAATGACAATCCTTCGGGCACCCTTCCCGCTGCAACAATCACAAGCGCAACGACTACAGGCGAACTTCCTGGTAATGGTTTTAAGGCATCAACCGGCGTGACAGCGACTGTAACCAGTGGCACTATGGGCACCTTTTCAATTGCTACGACTCATAGTCAAGGCACCAAGACCTACAACATTACGGCTGGAGGGACCCTGACCGAGTCGTAA
- a CDS encoding tetratricopeptide repeat protein, with amino-acid sequence MNFSLESAEKLSFSRRCLFAAISLFLCLLLIYGNSFHGEWHFDDFDNIVANQNVHLSSLTSQEIQKTFYFRGEMSRPFSYLSFALNYFWGGTDVFGYHLVNFGIHGLTAFFLFLLIQRTLCLPLLSASYGKVSYDIALMASFLWAASPVQVPAVSMIVQRMASMAGLFYVLCLYFYLLGRTGNPDRKKVFYFVLSGFFALLSFGTKENTAILPAILFIYDLILIQGVNRQTLKKNLPFVVFPLVVLLVLSLFYLDFSSLMEGYRNRPFSLEERLLTEPRVLIFYLSLLFYPVNSRLALLHDFEISRSLFEPWTTFPAILAFILLNAVAFLLVRRKPLIAFCILFFFLNHLIEASIIPLELIFEHRNYVPSLFLFVPAALLISKVLETVSYPKILRLATVISFVWILILFGYTVFARNGVMARDVTLWLDNGLKYPHLSIVHVNIAKNYLDNGLPQEALGELHRALQENRYASTFQKALVHYNLGQMYNGDGQNKLALFYYERALSIYPFYGSAMSGIATVMLKEGNNEGALAYLKSALQGKGNHAGLYELTGIASLRLGLFREAEKAARTALSINPISLRSKMVLAECARRSGDLSEAISRWRALQKDVPSDVDVCLALIELYSETGQRALLVQEIAQLMELKGTEELNQFLQKSTQPTQELQIYAPNMNRILAIIEQCRKEESKPLKI; translated from the coding sequence ATGAATTTTTCCTTAGAAAGCGCCGAAAAATTATCCTTTTCCAGACGATGCCTGTTCGCGGCTATCAGCCTCTTTCTTTGCCTGCTGCTTATCTATGGGAACAGTTTCCACGGTGAGTGGCACTTCGATGATTTTGACAACATTGTTGCAAATCAAAACGTTCATCTTTCGTCGCTGACTTCCCAGGAAATTCAGAAGACATTCTATTTCCGGGGGGAGATGAGCAGGCCCTTTTCCTATCTGAGCTTTGCCCTGAACTACTTCTGGGGAGGGACGGATGTCTTCGGCTATCACCTCGTCAATTTTGGAATTCACGGACTGACCGCCTTTTTCCTTTTTCTACTGATTCAACGTACACTCTGCCTGCCGCTCTTATCCGCCTCATACGGCAAGGTATCCTACGATATTGCCTTGATGGCTTCGTTTCTGTGGGCGGCCAGCCCTGTCCAAGTTCCCGCCGTAAGTATGATCGTTCAGCGGATGGCGAGTATGGCGGGATTGTTCTATGTGCTCTGCCTGTATTTTTATCTGCTGGGCAGAACAGGAAACCCCGACCGGAAAAAGGTATTTTACTTCGTCTTGTCCGGCTTCTTCGCCCTTCTTTCTTTTGGAACCAAGGAAAACACCGCCATACTTCCGGCCATTCTCTTTATTTATGACCTGATTTTGATCCAGGGTGTTAACAGGCAGACGTTGAAAAAGAATCTGCCTTTTGTTGTTTTTCCTCTTGTGGTTCTCCTTGTCCTGTCGCTCTTTTATCTGGATTTTTCCTCTCTTATGGAAGGCTACAGGAATAGGCCTTTTTCCCTTGAAGAGCGATTGCTGACCGAACCGCGTGTCCTGATTTTTTACCTCTCCCTGCTGTTCTATCCCGTCAACAGCCGCCTGGCCCTTCTTCATGATTTTGAAATATCCCGGTCACTCTTTGAACCATGGACAACCTTTCCTGCCATTCTGGCTTTTATTCTGCTAAATGCCGTCGCTTTTCTGCTTGTTCGAAGAAAACCGCTGATTGCCTTTTGCATCCTCTTCTTCTTTTTGAACCATTTGATCGAGGCTTCAATCATTCCACTGGAGCTTATTTTTGAGCATCGGAACTATGTCCCTTCCCTTTTTCTCTTTGTTCCGGCCGCCCTACTGATCTCCAAGGTGCTGGAAACGGTATCCTATCCAAAAATTCTGCGACTTGCCACGGTCATTTCTTTTGTCTGGATTCTCATCCTGTTTGGATATACTGTTTTTGCGAGAAACGGCGTAATGGCCCGTGATGTGACCCTATGGCTTGACAATGGGCTCAAGTATCCCCATCTCAGTATCGTTCATGTTAACATTGCCAAGAATTATCTCGATAACGGCTTACCTCAGGAAGCATTGGGGGAACTGCATCGAGCTCTTCAAGAAAACCGATATGCCAGCACGTTTCAAAAGGCCCTGGTTCATTATAATCTGGGACAGATGTACAATGGCGATGGGCAGAATAAGCTTGCTCTTTTCTATTATGAGAGGGCCTTGTCGATCTATCCCTTCTATGGATCAGCCATGTCCGGCATTGCAACCGTGATGCTCAAAGAGGGGAACAACGAGGGAGCCCTGGCCTATTTGAAAAGCGCCTTGCAAGGCAAGGGCAATCATGCAGGACTGTATGAACTGACCGGCATTGCCTCTCTGCGATTAGGGCTCTTCCGGGAAGCGGAAAAGGCCGCACGGACCGCCCTGTCCATCAATCCGATAAGTCTTCGATCTAAAATGGTTCTTGCTGAATGTGCCCGAAGGTCGGGGGATCTCAGTGAGGCCATCAGCCGTTGGAGAGCATTGCAGAAGGACGTTCCTTCTGATGTAGACGTTTGTCTAGCCTTGATCGAATTGTACTCTGAGACCGGACAGAGAGCGCTTCTGGTTCAAGAGATTGCCCAGCTGATGGAATTGAAGGGGACGGAAGAGTTAAACCAATTTTTGCAGAAATCGACCCAGCCGACGCAGGAACTGCAAATTTATGCTCCCAATATGAACAGGATATTGGCTATAATTGAACAGTGTCGAAAAGAGGAATCAAAACCTCTTAAGATATGA
- a CDS encoding glycosyltransferase translates to MPDRNKRKILVLTSTFPRWPGDREPPFVYELSRRLARHFAVHVLAPHAPGAKEIEEMDGLRAFRFRYFWGDGEKLAYDGGILPSLKQHPWRFLLVPFFLLGELAALYRLLKSGHYEAIHAHWLLPQGFVAILSRMCSRPGCTILCTSHGGDLFALKGSLFRILKRFVLSRIQGLTVVSRAMKEEVLRLSSRDLFIDVIPMGVDLEGTFIPPSDAATRIPGQLLFVGRLVEKKGLVYLLRAMPAILSAHPEARLLIAGSGPEEQNLRKEAERLKLHARVSFLGSVGNQHLPALYQASEIVAFPSIVAVDGDQEGFGLVQVEALGCECGVVATDLPAIRDIIADGETGLIVPQRNESALAEKIIYLLNSPDIRTELGRKGRAFARERYDWDIISERYKGMIEKMMAAGKPHG, encoded by the coding sequence ATGCCAGATCGGAATAAACGGAAAATTCTGGTTCTTACGTCAACCTTTCCCAGGTGGCCGGGAGATCGGGAGCCCCCCTTTGTCTATGAGCTGTCCAGGCGATTGGCTCGCCATTTTGCCGTGCATGTTCTTGCCCCGCATGCGCCGGGGGCGAAAGAAATTGAGGAGATGGACGGCCTCCGGGCGTTCCGGTTCCGTTATTTCTGGGGAGATGGTGAGAAACTCGCTTATGACGGCGGTATCCTTCCCAGTTTGAAGCAGCATCCCTGGCGTTTCCTTCTGGTTCCTTTTTTCCTTCTTGGCGAACTGGCCGCCCTGTATCGACTGCTCAAGTCAGGCCATTATGAGGCAATCCATGCGCACTGGCTACTTCCGCAGGGCTTCGTGGCGATTCTTTCGCGGATGTGCTCCAGACCAGGATGCACGATCCTGTGCACTTCTCATGGCGGGGACCTGTTTGCTTTAAAAGGGAGCCTGTTTAGGATTCTCAAACGGTTTGTCCTTTCTCGAATCCAGGGGCTCACGGTGGTCAGCCGGGCGATGAAGGAAGAAGTGCTGCGGCTGAGTAGCCGTGACCTCTTCATCGATGTCATTCCGATGGGGGTCGATCTCGAAGGAACCTTTATTCCGCCTTCGGATGCCGCCACTCGAATTCCCGGTCAATTGCTGTTTGTCGGACGGCTCGTGGAAAAAAAGGGACTGGTTTATCTGCTTCGGGCCATGCCTGCCATATTGTCGGCCCATCCCGAAGCCCGTCTGCTGATTGCCGGCAGTGGCCCGGAAGAGCAGAATCTGAGAAAAGAAGCAGAGCGGTTGAAACTGCATGCGAGGGTCTCCTTTCTCGGATCCGTGGGGAACCAGCATTTGCCGGCACTTTACCAGGCTTCGGAAATTGTGGCTTTTCCCTCGATCGTCGCCGTTGATGGGGATCAGGAAGGTTTCGGACTGGTTCAAGTGGAGGCGCTGGGGTGTGAGTGTGGCGTTGTCGCAACGGATCTGCCGGCGATCCGGGATATTATTGCCGATGGAGAAACGGGACTCATCGTTCCGCAACGAAACGAGTCGGCACTTGCGGAAAAAATCATCTATCTGCTCAATTCTCCAGATATCCGGACTGAACTGGGACGAAAAGGCCGGGCTTTTGCTCGGGAGCGTTACGACTGGGATATTATTTCGGAGAGATACAAGGGAATGATCGAAAAAATGATGGCGGCTGGCAAGCCGCACGGATAG
- a CDS encoding glycosyltransferase family 4 protein: MIFSPIPAGSGAFVLHKMLEPRIKGYRVCPYSPLREFFPATLPFLLSGQKPSLIHTAADYGIFFRRPGVPLVLTLHGFFLDAMIMPYSTLMQRIHYQTDLRWFTRASLKAADTVTAVSRFLAEIAQRELGLNRKIQVIYNGIDTAEFYPAVKKSGGKSIRVLFAGNLHQRKGAFLLPEIARRLSPGITIDYARGLRSKTLLPSVSNLLDLGNVPVKEMPALYRQYDMLLFPSVREGFGLVLAEAMSCGLPIVASYTSAIPELVIDGKGGFLCEPGNSDTFAEKINLLAEMPELRREMGEFNRARVEKHFTLERMIREYSELFERILDRGVSE, translated from the coding sequence ATGATTTTCAGCCCCATCCCCGCCGGCAGCGGCGCCTTCGTCCTGCATAAAATGCTTGAACCGAGGATAAAAGGATACCGGGTTTGCCCCTATTCACCTCTGCGGGAGTTTTTCCCGGCAACCCTGCCTTTTTTATTGAGCGGCCAAAAGCCTTCTCTGATTCACACCGCGGCGGATTACGGGATCTTTTTCCGCCGTCCGGGGGTTCCCCTTGTCCTCACACTCCACGGTTTTTTCCTGGACGCCATGATAATGCCTTACAGCACCCTTATGCAGCGCATTCATTATCAAACCGATCTGCGCTGGTTCACCCGCGCCTCATTAAAAGCAGCCGATACAGTCACCGCTGTCAGTCGGTTTCTGGCGGAAATTGCCCAGCGGGAGCTGGGGCTGAACCGAAAAATTCAAGTAATTTACAATGGCATAGACACGGCCGAATTTTATCCGGCCGTCAAGAAATCCGGAGGGAAATCAATCCGGGTCCTTTTTGCGGGGAATCTCCATCAGCGGAAAGGGGCATTCCTTCTTCCAGAAATCGCCAGAAGGCTGAGCCCCGGCATCACCATCGACTATGCACGCGGTTTAAGATCGAAAACACTTCTTCCGTCCGTCTCCAACCTGTTGGATCTGGGAAATGTTCCCGTAAAGGAGATGCCTGCGCTCTACCGGCAATACGATATGCTGCTTTTCCCTTCTGTTCGTGAGGGGTTCGGTCTGGTTCTCGCCGAAGCAATGTCCTGTGGGCTGCCGATTGTTGCATCCTACACTTCGGCCATCCCTGAACTCGTCATTGACGGAAAAGGCGGTTTCCTGTGCGAGCCGGGCAATTCCGATACTTTTGCGGAAAAAATCAACCTGCTTGCCGAAATGCCGGAATTGCGGCGGGAAATGGGCGAATTCAACCGTGCCCGGGTGGAAAAACATTTTACCTTAGAACGGATGATTCGGGAATATTCCGAACTGTTTGAAAGGATCCTCGATCGCGGTGTTTCAGAATAG
- a CDS encoding glycosyltransferase family 2 protein has protein sequence MTILTASLNGAKTLEDTIRSIRRQTLSSIQHIVIDGGSVDGTLDILEKYGEDYDLSWISEPDKGIADALNKGLRLAKGKYILVLQTDDQLLREDSLEKVWGTIKKCPSDFHIFPVIFDDPRKGRKLLAPVPFLWWNHFKFIFCHQGCFASRQVFEDIGGFRTEFPITFDYDFFYRALNNRCTVKFADFPATVMGATGISSNPAFLFKRLKEEFRVQKSNERAVFWMAAQRIFRMLYMPYKRFNHRLGS, from the coding sequence ATGACGATTCTCACTGCGTCTCTCAACGGGGCGAAGACCCTTGAAGATACAATTCGATCGATAAGAAGACAGACTTTGAGCTCCATCCAGCACATCGTGATCGATGGCGGATCAGTGGATGGAACGCTGGACATCCTGGAAAAATACGGAGAGGACTATGATCTCTCCTGGATTTCAGAGCCGGATAAAGGGATTGCGGATGCGCTTAACAAAGGATTAAGGTTGGCAAAGGGAAAATATATCCTGGTTTTGCAGACAGACGATCAACTTTTAAGGGAAGATAGCCTGGAAAAAGTCTGGGGGACCATAAAAAAATGTCCCTCTGACTTTCATATTTTCCCCGTAATTTTCGACGATCCCCGGAAAGGCAGGAAACTGCTGGCCCCTGTCCCTTTTTTATGGTGGAACCACTTCAAATTCATTTTCTGTCATCAGGGCTGTTTTGCAAGCCGTCAAGTTTTTGAAGACATTGGCGGGTTCCGGACAGAATTTCCCATCACCTTTGATTACGACTTCTTTTATCGTGCTTTGAACAACCGATGCACTGTAAAGTTTGCAGATTTTCCCGCAACCGTGATGGGGGCGACGGGAATCAGCAGCAACCCGGCGTTTCTCTTCAAGCGGCTCAAGGAGGAATTCCGTGTCCAGAAAAGCAACGAGAGAGCAGTCTTCTGGATGGCGGCTCAACGCATATTCCGAATGCTTTATATGCCCTACAAGCGATTCAACCATCGGCTCGGCTCATGA
- a CDS encoding glycosyltransferase family 4 protein — MTLWRSTCRRFISPARILLAQQCDLWIFPAQDIFTYLLPLPALGAIHDLMHRYEPQFPEVSAKGEYGKRERHYRNLCQWAKGIVVDSEVGRKQVLESYTVSPPHLHVLPFVAPRNISKDKESSLLDNIPTLPEKFIFYPAQFWQHKNHKVLILALALLRERIPDLHLVFTGAKKNGYNELQNRIRDLKIGRQVTFSGYVSDRDMTYFYRRARAMMMPTFFGPTNIPPLEAMAQGCPTAVSDIYGMREQLGSAALYFNPSSAEGVAQVMEQLWCDDKLCGELSRQGLLHSSQWNQEHFNQKLLSILNKVLSPGYQ; from the coding sequence ATGACACTCTGGCGCTCGACCTGTCGCCGCTTTATTTCTCCCGCCAGAATCCTCCTTGCACAACAATGCGATCTATGGATCTTTCCGGCACAGGACATCTTCACCTACCTTCTCCCCCTCCCCGCCCTGGGCGCCATCCACGATCTGATGCATCGCTATGAACCGCAATTTCCGGAAGTTTCGGCAAAAGGAGAATACGGAAAAAGGGAACGGCATTACAGAAATCTGTGTCAGTGGGCGAAAGGCATTGTCGTTGATTCAGAAGTTGGTCGAAAACAGGTCTTGGAAAGTTACACGGTTTCACCGCCGCATCTCCATGTCCTGCCCTTCGTTGCCCCCCGCAACATCAGCAAGGATAAAGAGTCCTCTCTTCTTGACAACATTCCCACGCTGCCGGAAAAATTTATTTTCTACCCGGCTCAATTCTGGCAGCACAAAAACCATAAAGTATTGATTCTGGCCCTGGCGCTGCTGCGAGAAAGAATACCCGATCTCCATCTGGTCTTTACCGGCGCAAAGAAAAATGGATACAACGAGCTCCAGAATCGCATCCGAGACTTGAAGATTGGCCGGCAGGTCACCTTTTCCGGCTATGTTTCCGATCGTGACATGACATATTTTTATCGAAGGGCCCGGGCCATGATGATGCCCACTTTTTTTGGCCCCACAAACATTCCCCCTCTGGAAGCCATGGCGCAAGGCTGTCCCACCGCCGTATCCGATATTTACGGAATGCGGGAGCAGCTCGGTTCTGCGGCGCTCTATTTCAATCCCTCTTCGGCAGAAGGAGTGGCACAGGTCATGGAACAACTCTGGTGCGATGACAAGCTTTGTGGAGAGCTGTCACGCCAGGGGCTTTTGCATTCCTCTCAATGGAATCAAGAGCATTTCAATCAGAAACTATTGTCTATCCTCAATAAGGTTTTGTCTCCCGGATACCAATGA
- a CDS encoding glycosyltransferase family 2 protein — protein sequence MISEAGLVSIIIPVFNRAKFLQKTVNSVLSQTYPNIEVILVDDCSTDDSFNVMKELQDHDSRIECFRHEKNAGAQSARNTGIRNARGKWIAFQDSDDKWMPDKIEKQLAVLSAHGFDPWIVVHTNCLRYEEDTGNKEIWKLPVVEGENVYPALLKNPGPTFSSLLTSKSALEKMGFLDEKTPSYQEWETSLGLARYCRFIHIKEPLFIYTLHNQDRISNDIGRDIVGYHYILKKYEKDIKEICGIRAWNYHLFHQSLKCIRCRDLELFDLCSEGITCRFLSGSLKVIKPSAFIASIVLKLLHLIKTTNI from the coding sequence ATGATCTCAGAAGCCGGACTCGTTTCCATCATCATACCCGTTTTCAACAGGGCAAAATTTCTTCAGAAAACCGTGAACAGCGTCCTTTCGCAAACCTATCCGAATATCGAGGTGATTCTTGTTGACGACTGCTCGACGGACGACTCTTTCAATGTCATGAAGGAACTGCAGGATCATGATTCTCGCATCGAATGTTTTCGTCATGAAAAAAACGCCGGGGCACAGTCGGCAAGAAACACCGGGATCAGGAATGCAAGGGGCAAATGGATTGCTTTTCAGGATTCCGACGATAAATGGATGCCAGATAAGATTGAAAAACAACTGGCCGTTTTATCTGCACATGGCTTCGATCCATGGATCGTTGTCCATACAAATTGCTTAAGATACGAGGAAGATACCGGCAATAAAGAGATCTGGAAATTGCCTGTTGTGGAGGGAGAAAACGTATACCCAGCCTTACTCAAGAACCCGGGTCCAACGTTTTCCTCACTCTTAACCTCGAAATCCGCTTTGGAGAAGATGGGATTTCTCGATGAAAAAACCCCATCTTACCAAGAGTGGGAGACTTCGCTGGGGCTGGCCAGATATTGCCGTTTTATCCACATCAAGGAACCCCTCTTCATCTACACCCTTCATAACCAGGATAGAATCTCCAATGATATTGGCAGGGATATTGTGGGCTATCATTACATTCTTAAAAAATATGAAAAAGACATCAAGGAAATTTGTGGTATAAGGGCATGGAATTACCACTTATTTCATCAATCATTGAAGTGTATCCGTTGCCGGGATCTTGAATTGTTCGATCTTTGCTCAGAGGGCATAACATGCAGATTTTTGTCAGGGTCATTGAAGGTCATAAAGCCCTCTGCCTTCATCGCCTCTATCGTGTTAAAATTACTTCATTTAATAAAAACGACCAATATTTAG